One genomic segment of Haloarcula sp. H-GB4 includes these proteins:
- a CDS encoding helix-turn-helix transcriptional regulator: MTVESGICIDRMYDVNSFKRDMMVVIAGMDSPMGTELTAELQEYYSEEITVGRVYPQLDDLVAKGLIKKKAKNGRENEYQLTKRGVRELQAHREWEDEYLAPISELSP; the protein is encoded by the coding sequence ATGACTGTCGAAAGTGGTATTTGTATTGACAGGATGTACGACGTGAACAGCTTTAAGCGTGACATGATGGTCGTTATCGCAGGCATGGACAGTCCGATGGGGACAGAACTGACTGCGGAACTGCAGGAATACTACTCCGAAGAAATCACAGTAGGACGTGTCTATCCGCAGTTGGATGATTTGGTTGCAAAGGGACTTATCAAAAAGAAGGCTAAGAACGGACGAGAGAACGAATATCAGTTGACGAAGCGTGGCGTGCGAGAGCTTCAGGCCCATCGAGAGTGGGAAGACGAGTACTTGGCACCGATTAGTGAGCTATCCCCATAG